One Halarcobacter ebronensis genomic window carries:
- the hemJ gene encoding protoporphyrinogen oxidase HemJ, translated as MEYYLWILVFHIMAVMSWMAMLFYQPRLYVYHTEHKNKKDFVEVVKIQEYKMYKYIGLPAMWASILSGILMIYLRPDLLSGDGWMHAKILFVILLTAYSFSMEYYRKRLEKGKFPKNGNFFRAYNEVPTFLSILIVGYVITKTFSIAFTLITIAFGAFVIYKVYKQKPKEE; from the coding sequence ATGGAATATTATCTTTGGATATTAGTTTTCCATATTATGGCGGTAATGTCATGGATGGCAATGCTTTTTTACCAGCCAAGGCTATATGTATATCATACTGAACACAAAAATAAAAAAGATTTTGTAGAGGTAGTAAAAATACAAGAGTACAAAATGTACAAATATATAGGTTTACCTGCAATGTGGGCAAGCATATTAAGTGGAATATTAATGATTTATTTAAGACCTGACCTATTAAGTGGCGATGGATGGATGCATGCAAAAATTCTTTTTGTTATTCTCTTAACAGCCTACTCTTTCTCTATGGAGTATTATAGAAAAAGATTAGAAAAAGGTAAATTTCCTAAAAATGGAAACTTTTTTAGAGCATATAATGAGGTACCAACTTTCCTTTCAATTCTAATTGTAGGTTATGTTATTACAAAAACATTCTCTATTGCCTTTACACTAATTACTATTGCTTTTGGAGCATTTGTAATCTACAAAGTATATAAACAAAAACCTAAAGAGGAGTAG
- a CDS encoding pseudouridine synthase — protein MKKIITEESDNLTRLNKFISHNSNYSRREADKLIEDGRVTINNKPVTDMSIKVSEKDTVRIGKKLIKEDKNKMYTVIIYNKPKGELVTKKDPEGRRVIFDSLDKKFKHFIPVGRLDYASEGLVLLTDSVDVANKLMHSNLERIYKLKVNGFITPNVEEAMLHGLTLEDARAGGHEKSKITSMTFEPFIAYQIISNDRKYSKIKVGLSEGKNRELRRFFGHFGLDILDLKRFEFGGISLNNLPTGKSRYLTKDEYKDLRLFLNSDE, from the coding sequence ATGAAAAAAATCATAACTGAAGAGAGTGACAACCTAACAAGGCTAAATAAGTTTATTTCACACAATAGCAACTATTCAAGAAGAGAAGCTGATAAACTTATTGAAGATGGAAGAGTAACTATAAACAATAAACCTGTAACTGATATGTCAATAAAAGTCTCTGAAAAAGATACTGTAAGAATTGGCAAAAAACTAATTAAAGAAGATAAAAACAAGATGTATACAGTTATTATCTACAATAAACCAAAAGGTGAATTAGTTACAAAAAAAGATCCTGAAGGAAGAAGAGTGATCTTTGATTCTTTAGATAAAAAGTTTAAACATTTTATTCCCGTTGGAAGACTTGATTACGCAAGTGAAGGTTTAGTTTTACTTACTGATTCAGTTGATGTTGCAAACAAACTAATGCACTCAAACTTAGAGAGAATCTATAAACTAAAAGTAAATGGTTTTATAACTCCAAATGTTGAAGAGGCAATGTTACACGGATTAACTTTAGAAGATGCAAGAGCTGGAGGACATGAAAAATCAAAAATAACATCAATGACCTTTGAACCTTTTATTGCATATCAGATTATTAGTAATGATAGAAAATATTCAAAAATCAAAGTTGGACTATCTGAAGGTAAAAATAGAGAACTTAGAAGATTTTTTGGACACTTTGGATTAGATATTTTAGATTTAAAAAGATTTGAATTTGGTGGAATTTCTCTAAATAATTTACCAACTGGAAAATCAAGATACCTTACTAAAGATGAATACAAAGACTTAAGGTTGTTTTTAAATAGCGATGAATGA
- the gltX gene encoding glutamate--tRNA ligase has translation MVVTRFAPSPTGYLHIGGLRTALYNYLWARHSKGQFRLRIEDTDTQRNNEGAMKAILEAFEWVGLTYDGEVEYQSKRLDIYKKYIKQLVDEGKAYNCYMSKEELDSLRETQMANKQTPRYDETWRPEEGKTLPPIPEGVEPVVRIKTPKEGTVTFFDGVRSMMNVDCSEIDDFVIARSNGMPTYNFVVTVDDALMGMTHVIRGDDHLTNTSKQILIYEALGFAVPKFYHVPMINNPQGKKLSKRDGALDVMDYKRKGFLPEALLNFLVRLGWSNKDQEIFSMEEMLELFDPSNINKSASSYNEEKLLWLNAHYIKNVSNERLAKELEFFDCFISGHDKKEILLDLCKERAQTLIELKESINKILERPTSYEEKGVKKFIKEDTSKTLELYFSVLEEVKDSLHLACDYEVVTKPFFEKYELKFPQLFQPIRLALTGGTQAPSVYDIMVILGFDEAKKRIFAAIEKNFNKEA, from the coding sequence ATGGTAGTAACAAGATTTGCTCCAAGCCCAACAGGATATTTACATATAGGTGGTTTGAGAACTGCTTTATATAATTATTTATGGGCAAGACATTCAAAAGGTCAATTTAGATTAAGAATTGAAGATACAGATACACAAAGAAACAATGAAGGTGCTATGAAAGCAATTCTTGAAGCTTTTGAATGGGTTGGACTAACTTATGATGGTGAAGTTGAATATCAATCAAAAAGATTAGATATTTATAAAAAATATATCAAACAACTTGTTGATGAAGGTAAGGCATATAATTGTTATATGAGTAAAGAGGAATTAGATTCTTTAAGAGAGACTCAAATGGCAAATAAACAAACTCCAAGATATGATGAAACATGGAGACCAGAAGAGGGTAAAACTTTGCCTCCTATTCCTGAAGGAGTTGAACCTGTTGTTAGAATTAAAACTCCAAAAGAGGGAACAGTTACATTTTTTGATGGTGTCAGATCAATGATGAATGTTGACTGTTCGGAGATAGATGATTTTGTAATCGCTAGAAGTAATGGGATGCCAACATATAATTTTGTAGTAACAGTTGATGATGCTTTAATGGGTATGACACATGTAATTAGAGGGGATGATCACTTAACAAATACTTCAAAACAAATATTAATTTATGAAGCATTAGGTTTTGCTGTACCAAAATTTTACCATGTTCCAATGATAAATAATCCTCAAGGGAAAAAATTATCTAAAAGGGATGGTGCGCTTGATGTTATGGATTATAAAAGAAAAGGTTTCCTTCCTGAAGCTCTTTTAAACTTTTTGGTAAGACTTGGATGGTCAAATAAAGATCAAGAGATTTTTTCTATGGAAGAGATGTTAGAGCTTTTTGATCCTTCAAATATAAATAAGTCTGCATCATCATATAATGAAGAGAAATTATTGTGGTTAAATGCTCACTATATTAAAAATGTTTCAAATGAAAGATTGGCAAAAGAATTGGAATTTTTTGATTGTTTTATCAGTGGACATGATAAAAAAGAGATATTATTAGATTTATGTAAAGAGAGAGCGCAAACTCTAATTGAATTAAAAGAATCTATAAATAAAATTTTAGAAAGACCAACTTCATATGAAGAAAAAGGTGTTAAAAAATTTATAAAAGAGGATACTAGTAAAACTTTAGAATTATATTTTAGTGTTCTAGAAGAGGTAAAGGATTCTCTACATTTAGCGTGTGATTATGAAGTTGTAACAAAACCATTTTTTGAAAAATATGAATTAAAATTTCCTCAACTTTTCCAACCAATTAGGTTAGCTTTAACAGGTGGAACACAAGCTCCATCAGTATATGACATAATGGTAATATTAGGTTTTGATGAGGCAAAAAAGAGAATTTTTGCAGCAATTGAGAAAAATTTTAACAAAGAGGCATAA
- a CDS encoding KpsF/GutQ family sugar-phosphate isomerase has protein sequence MNFNEIAKEVLEIEAAELMLAANNISTFDLEKAVDLIYNCKGKVVVTGVGKSGLIGAKIAATFASTGTSAFFLHPTEAMHGDLGMIAKGDLVLAISYSGESGELIQLLPHIKRFDIPLIAMAKDSKSTLAKYSDIFINISVTKEACPLDAAPTSSTTLTLAMGDVLAVCLMKKRDFKKEDFASFHPGGSLGKRLFLKIDDLLRKDNLPIVSRETKIKDAIVAMSEGRLGNVLITDENNKLIAILSDGDLRRALMQENFSIENSALSIATKNPKTIKEKEMLASDAITIIEEYKIQLLIVTDSENRVVGVLHIHDLIEAGIK, from the coding sequence ATGAATTTTAATGAGATTGCAAAAGAGGTACTTGAGATTGAAGCAGCAGAGTTGATGCTTGCTGCAAATAATATTTCTACTTTTGATTTAGAAAAAGCCGTAGATTTAATCTATAACTGTAAAGGAAAAGTAGTTGTTACAGGAGTAGGAAAATCTGGACTTATTGGAGCTAAAATTGCTGCTACATTTGCAAGTACAGGTACATCGGCATTTTTCTTGCATCCTACTGAAGCAATGCATGGAGATTTGGGAATGATTGCTAAAGGAGATTTAGTATTGGCAATCTCATATAGCGGTGAAAGTGGTGAATTAATTCAACTGCTACCACATATTAAAAGATTTGATATACCTCTTATTGCAATGGCAAAAGATAGCAAATCTACCCTTGCAAAATACTCTGATATATTTATTAATATTAGTGTAACAAAAGAGGCATGTCCTTTGGATGCTGCACCAACTTCATCAACAACACTAACTCTTGCAATGGGAGATGTGTTGGCTGTTTGTTTAATGAAAAAACGTGATTTCAAAAAAGAAGATTTTGCCTCTTTCCATCCAGGAGGAAGCCTTGGGAAAAGACTTTTCTTGAAAATAGATGACCTATTAAGAAAAGATAATCTTCCAATTGTTTCACGTGAAACAAAAATAAAAGATGCAATTGTTGCGATGAGTGAAGGACGATTAGGTAATGTCCTTATAACAGATGAAAATAACAAATTAATTGCTATACTAAGTGATGGAGATTTAAGACGGGCTCTAATGCAAGAAAACTTCTCTATTGAGAATAGTGCCCTTTCAATTGCAACAAAAAATCCTAAAACAATAAAGGAGAAAGAGATGTTAGCAAGTGATGCTATTACTATAATTGAAGAGTATAAAATACAGCTTTTAATAGTAACAGATTCTGAAAACAGAGTTGTAGGTGTTCTACATATACATGATTTAATTGAAGCAGGAATAAAATGA
- a CDS encoding purine-nucleoside phosphorylase has product MIVCAGRNETFNFAQPIGVGLIESAINLTRVCLFDKPDFLLFIGSAGSYGRFNIFDIVESKRASNLELSFLREDSYTPLENVLESENKFARNDTIVNSSNYISTNFELTKEYNNYGIGIENMEFYSVVQVAKEFEIPVAGIFIVTNYTNEDAHEDFLGNHKEAMRRLTNYLIERKIIK; this is encoded by the coding sequence ATGATAGTTTGTGCAGGAAGAAATGAGACTTTTAATTTTGCACAACCAATAGGTGTTGGGCTGATTGAGTCAGCAATAAATTTAACAAGAGTTTGTTTATTTGACAAACCAGATTTTTTACTTTTTATTGGCAGTGCAGGAAGTTATGGAAGATTTAATATTTTTGATATTGTTGAATCAAAAAGAGCTTCAAATTTAGAGTTGTCTTTTTTAAGAGAAGACTCATATACACCTTTAGAAAATGTACTTGAATCTGAAAATAAATTTGCAAGAAATGATACCATAGTAAATAGCTCAAACTATATTAGTACAAATTTTGAACTAACAAAAGAGTACAACAACTATGGAATAGGAATAGAAAATATGGAGTTCTATTCTGTTGTCCAAGTTGCAAAAGAGTTTGAAATTCCTGTAGCAGGAATTTTTATAGTAACAAACTATACCAATGAAGATGCACATGAAGACTTTTTAGGTAATCACAAAGAGGCTATGAGAAGATTAACAAACTATTTAATTGAGAGAAAAATCATAAAATAG
- the rsmA gene encoding 16S rRNA (adenine(1518)-N(6)/adenine(1519)-N(6))-dimethyltransferase RsmA has product METRVIAKKKFGQNFLKDSTVLSKIIQSMPNNNNHIVEIGPGLGDLTEKLVKYKDTTAYEVDTDLIGVLKSKFAIEIENKRFELIHTDVLKAWDEKGSLHEESYDLIANLPYYIATNIILRAFEDSNCENIIVMIQREVAQKFTAQVNDKEYSSLSIITQIVSKEARILIDVPPESFDPPPKVTSSVLFISKKDNVTLDKDFLKFLKVSFSQPRKKLFKNLTAIYKKEFLSNIYSELNIEETLRPHEVDVSLYSQLYTKVKNGKQQRE; this is encoded by the coding sequence ATGGAAACAAGAGTAATAGCAAAAAAGAAATTTGGACAAAATTTCCTAAAAGACAGCACCGTATTATCAAAGATCATCCAATCGATGCCCAACAATAATAATCATATTGTTGAAATTGGGCCTGGCTTAGGTGATTTGACAGAGAAATTAGTCAAATACAAAGATACGACAGCATATGAAGTCGACACTGATTTAATTGGTGTATTAAAGTCTAAATTTGCAATAGAGATTGAAAATAAGCGTTTTGAACTGATCCACACTGATGTTTTAAAAGCTTGGGATGAGAAGGGAAGTTTGCATGAAGAGAGTTATGATCTAATTGCAAATTTGCCTTACTATATTGCAACAAATATTATATTAAGAGCATTTGAAGATAGCAATTGTGAGAATATTATTGTAATGATTCAAAGGGAAGTAGCACAAAAATTTACTGCTCAAGTAAATGATAAAGAGTACTCTTCACTTTCAATTATTACTCAAATTGTTTCAAAAGAGGCAAGGATACTTATTGATGTACCTCCTGAATCTTTTGATCCACCTCCAAAAGTTACCTCATCTGTACTTTTTATATCAAAAAAAGATAATGTGACATTAGATAAAGATTTTTTAAAATTTTTGAAAGTATCTTTTTCACAACCAAGAAAAAAACTTTTTAAAAATTTAACAGCAATATATAAAAAAGAGTTTTTATCTAATATCTACAGTGAACTTAATATAGAAGAGACTTTACGACCTCATGAAGTTGATGTATCTTTGTATAGCCAATTGTATACAAAGGTAAAGAATGGAAAACAACAAAGAGAATAA
- the hisF gene encoding imidazole glycerol phosphate synthase subunit HisF — translation MSYFAKRIIPCLDVKDGRVVKGVNFVGLRDAGDPVEVAKRYNNEGADEITFLDITASHENRDTIVDIVRDVAKEVFIPLTVGGGIRKLEDIYKLLNVGCDKVSVNSSAVVNPSFIDEGAKRFGSQCIVVAIDVKKVADGSYHVFVKGGREDTGLDALKWAKEVYDRGAGEILLTSMDTDGAKNGFELNITQKISSLVDIPVIASGGAGTMEHMKEAFEHGASAALAASIFHFKEIDIMELKHYLRENNIPVRI, via the coding sequence TTGAGTTATTTTGCAAAGAGAATAATTCCTTGTCTTGATGTAAAAGATGGAAGAGTTGTTAAGGGAGTTAACTTTGTTGGACTCCGAGATGCAGGCGATCCAGTTGAGGTTGCAAAGAGATATAACAACGAAGGTGCCGACGAGATCACTTTTTTAGATATTACAGCAAGTCACGAGAATAGGGATACAATAGTTGATATAGTAAGAGATGTAGCAAAAGAGGTTTTTATTCCCCTAACTGTTGGTGGAGGAATTAGAAAACTTGAAGATATATACAAACTTCTAAATGTAGGATGTGATAAAGTCTCTGTAAACTCTTCAGCAGTTGTTAATCCTAGTTTTATTGACGAAGGTGCCAAAAGATTTGGTAGTCAGTGCATTGTTGTGGCAATTGATGTAAAAAAAGTTGCAGACGGTTCTTACCATGTTTTTGTAAAAGGTGGAAGAGAAGATACAGGTCTTGATGCTTTAAAATGGGCAAAAGAGGTTTATGATAGAGGAGCTGGAGAGATTCTTCTTACTTCTATGGATACTGATGGTGCCAAAAATGGTTTTGAACTAAATATTACGCAGAAGATTTCATCTTTAGTTGATATCCCTGTAATTGCAAGTGGAGGAGCTGGAACAATGGAGCATATGAAAGAGGCATTTGAGCATGGTGCAAGTGCAGCATTAGCAGCTTCTATTTTTCACTTTAAAGAGATTGATATTATGGAATTAAAACACTACCTAAGGGAAAATAACATACCTGTAAGGATATAA
- a CDS encoding RNA recognition motif domain-containing protein: MNIYVGNLSYRVDDEGLKSLFEKYGEVKSAKVITDRETGRSKGFGFVEMMTDVGGGQAIEELNGSEYEGRSLRVNEAKPKESKPRRQF, translated from the coding sequence ATGAATATTTATGTCGGGAATTTGTCTTATAGAGTAGACGATGAGGGATTGAAAAGCCTATTTGAAAAATATGGTGAAGTAAAAAGTGCGAAAGTAATTACAGATAGAGAAACTGGAAGATCAAAAGGTTTTGGTTTTGTTGAAATGATGACTGACGTTGGTGGAGGTCAAGCAATTGAAGAACTAAACGGTAGTGAATATGAAGGAAGATCTCTTAGAGTAAATGAAGCAAAACCGAAAGAATCAAAACCAAGAAGACAATTCTAA
- a CDS encoding ribonuclease J translates to MENNKENNENEVANNSTKENKQHRPQRRHPKKKETENSTPSEGEEKKAPQQKRRKPTNNGTNPRAKTQTNKTTSSWINDLKKAHSINEKSHKDRLNPHNKLNLSTNAKVRITPLGGLGEIGGNMMVVETEKSAIIVDVGMSFPDEDMHGVDILIPDFTYIRQIKDKIVAVIITHGHEDHIGAMPYLFKEMQFPIYGTPLPLEMIGSKFDEHKIKEHRKFFRPIEKRIPIKIGDFDIEWIHITHSIIDSSSLAIKTEAGTIIHTGDFKIDHTPIDGFPTDLHRLAHYGEEGVLLLMSDSTNSHSPGFTKTEKTVGPTFERIFSSAKGRVIMSTFSSNIHRVAQAIEYGLKYGRKICVIGRSMEKNLEIAMSLGYIKFPRDQFIEAHEVNKYNDNEILIVTTGSQGESMSALYRMSIHEHRHIKIKPGDQIILSAKAIPGNEASVSSIINHLLKAGAEVAYQDFSEIHVSGHAAQEEQKLMIRLVKPKFFMPIHGEYNHAIKHAKTGIDCGVLERNVYIMSDGEQIEVTPKYLKKVKTVKSGKVYIDNQLNHKISDDIVLDRQTMANEGVVIIVAQINANDRTLADRPRVTSFGLVPDKQDKYFSKEIEDLLVTFLKNAKDGIFHNTKIFEEETRKVVRKHCIRKYKKYPMIVPTIFVQ, encoded by the coding sequence ATGGAAAACAACAAAGAGAATAACGAAAACGAAGTAGCTAATAACTCAACTAAAGAGAATAAGCAACATAGACCTCAAAGAAGGCATCCAAAGAAAAAAGAGACTGAAAATAGTACTCCTTCTGAAGGTGAAGAGAAAAAAGCTCCTCAACAAAAAAGAAGAAAACCTACTAATAATGGAACTAATCCAAGAGCTAAAACGCAAACAAATAAAACAACATCTTCTTGGATTAATGATTTAAAAAAAGCACATAGTATTAATGAGAAATCTCATAAAGATAGATTAAATCCACACAATAAACTTAATCTATCTACAAATGCAAAAGTTAGAATTACTCCTTTAGGTGGATTAGGAGAAATTGGTGGAAACATGATGGTTGTTGAGACTGAAAAATCAGCAATTATTGTAGATGTTGGGATGAGTTTCCCAGATGAAGATATGCATGGAGTGGATATCTTAATTCCAGATTTTACATATATAAGACAGATTAAAGACAAGATTGTAGCTGTAATTATTACCCATGGACATGAAGATCACATTGGTGCAATGCCATATTTATTTAAGGAGATGCAATTCCCTATTTATGGAACTCCACTTCCTTTAGAGATGATTGGCTCAAAATTTGATGAGCACAAAATTAAAGAGCATAGAAAATTCTTTAGACCAATAGAGAAAAGAATTCCTATAAAAATTGGTGATTTTGATATTGAGTGGATTCATATTACTCACTCTATTATTGATTCATCTTCTTTAGCTATTAAAACTGAAGCAGGGACAATTATCCATACAGGTGACTTCAAAATTGATCACACACCTATTGATGGATTCCCTACAGATTTACATAGATTGGCGCATTATGGAGAAGAAGGTGTTTTACTTCTTATGTCAGACTCTACAAACTCTCACTCTCCTGGATTTACAAAAACAGAGAAAACAGTTGGGCCTACTTTTGAAAGAATATTCTCTAGTGCAAAAGGCAGAGTTATTATGTCTACATTCTCTTCAAATATCCATAGAGTTGCACAAGCAATTGAGTATGGGCTTAAATATGGAAGAAAAATCTGTGTTATTGGAAGATCTATGGAGAAAAACTTAGAGATTGCAATGAGTTTAGGTTATATTAAATTTCCAAGAGATCAATTTATTGAAGCTCATGAAGTAAATAAATATAATGATAATGAGATATTAATTGTTACAACAGGAAGCCAAGGTGAGTCAATGAGTGCTTTATATAGAATGTCAATTCACGAGCACAGACATATCAAAATTAAGCCAGGAGATCAAATAATATTATCAGCAAAAGCTATCCCTGGAAATGAAGCAAGTGTTTCATCAATTATAAACCATCTGCTAAAAGCTGGCGCAGAAGTTGCATACCAAGATTTTAGTGAAATTCACGTTTCTGGACACGCTGCTCAAGAAGAACAAAAACTTATGATTAGACTTGTAAAACCAAAATTCTTTATGCCTATTCATGGTGAATATAACCACGCAATTAAACATGCAAAAACAGGTATAGATTGTGGTGTACTAGAGAGAAATGTTTATATAATGAGTGATGGGGAACAAATTGAAGTTACTCCAAAATATCTTAAAAAAGTAAAAACTGTAAAAAGTGGAAAAGTTTACATTGATAACCAACTTAATCATAAAATCTCTGATGATATTGTTTTAGATAGACAGACTATGGCAAATGAAGGTGTAGTTATCATTGTTGCACAAATAAATGCAAATGACAGAACACTTGCAGATAGACCAAGGGTTACCTCTTTTGGTTTAGTTCCAGATAAACAAGATAAATATTTCTCAAAAGAGATTGAAGATCTGTTGGTTACATTCCTAAAAAATGCAAAAGATGGAATTTTCCATAATACAAAAATCTTTGAAGAAGAGACAAGAAAAGTAGTTAGAAAACATTGTATTAGAAAATACAAAAAATATCCAATGATTGTCCCTACTATATTTGTTCAATAA
- a CDS encoding replication-associated recombination protein A has product MNDLSNILRPKNLEEFIGQKHIVGQNSSLYKLIKKKEIPHLFFYGKPGTGKTSLAKIIAKEINSDYFYFNATTIKVEDLRKVFSKYTNSLIKPIVFIDEVHRLSKNQQEVLLPIMENYEAIIIGASTENPFFTLTSAIRSRSFLYEFRAFTKDELEIVLKKAENYINFEIDTEAREYLILSSSGDARAMLNLLNFAVKIDSKITIEILKELRSNPIGDGVSSKDSHYDLASAMIKSIRGSDVDAALYYMARLIDGGESVEFITRRLVIHASEDIGNANPNALNMAVNTMIATSKIGYPESRIILAQCIIYLTSCPKSNSSYMGIAKALNEVENGKILEIPKHLRDRHIGYKYPHDYGGWVKQEYLKENLRFYESKDIGYEKTLNDWIKRIKGE; this is encoded by the coding sequence ATGAATGATTTATCAAATATCTTAAGACCAAAGAACTTAGAAGAGTTTATTGGACAGAAACATATTGTAGGACAAAATAGCTCTTTATATAAATTAATTAAGAAAAAAGAGATACCTCATCTCTTTTTCTATGGCAAACCAGGGACTGGAAAAACAAGTCTTGCAAAAATCATAGCAAAAGAGATAAATAGCGACTACTTCTATTTTAATGCAACTACAATTAAAGTGGAAGACTTAAGAAAAGTCTTTTCTAAATATACAAACTCTTTAATAAAACCCATTGTTTTTATTGATGAAGTTCATAGATTATCAAAGAACCAACAAGAGGTTCTTCTTCCAATTATGGAAAATTATGAAGCCATAATTATTGGTGCAAGTACAGAAAATCCTTTTTTTACCCTTACAAGTGCAATTAGATCTAGATCATTTCTTTATGAGTTCAGAGCTTTTACAAAAGATGAATTAGAGATTGTTTTAAAAAAAGCAGAGAATTATATCAATTTTGAGATAGATACAGAGGCAAGAGAGTACCTAATTCTCTCAAGTAGTGGTGATGCAAGGGCAATGTTAAATCTGCTTAATTTCGCTGTTAAAATTGATTCTAAAATAACAATAGAGATATTAAAAGAGTTAAGAAGTAATCCAATTGGAGATGGTGTAAGTTCAAAAGATAGTCATTATGATTTAGCTAGTGCTATGATTAAATCAATTAGAGGCTCTGATGTTGATGCTGCTTTGTATTATATGGCAAGGCTAATTGATGGAGGAGAGAGTGTTGAATTTATTACAAGAAGATTAGTAATACATGCAAGTGAAGATATTGGCAATGCTAATCCAAATGCGTTAAATATGGCAGTAAATACTATGATTGCAACTTCAAAGATTGGATATCCTGAAAGTAGAATAATTTTAGCACAATGCATTATATACCTAACTTCATGTCCAAAATCAAACTCTTCTTATATGGGAATTGCTAAAGCCCTTAATGAAGTAGAAAATGGTAAAATTCTAGAGATACCAAAACATTTAAGGGATAGGCACATTGGATATAAATATCCACATGATTATGGAGGATGGGTTAAACAAGAGTATCTAAAAGAAAATCTAAGATTTTATGAGTCAAAAGATATTGGATATGAAAAGACTCTAAATGATTGGATTAAAAGGATAAAAGGAGAATAA
- the rlmN gene encoding 23S rRNA (adenine(2503)-C(2))-methyltransferase RlmN → MNSIYDYTLDELKSELKPSFRAKQVYNWLYKKYVNSYDEMKNIPKDLIEILKKDYPIEILEIVKKEQSLDGSIKYLFRLRDGHTVEAVLLLMKKRVENEDGNVEQSEKYTVCISTQVGCKVGCSFCLTAKGGFVRNLTVGEIVNQIVQIKRDNDIAENKSLNIVYMGMGEPLDNYDNFVHSVKVFSELDGLAISRRRQTVSTSGLSTKIEKLGNEDLGIQLAISLHAVDDELRSELIPMNKAYNIKSIIDAVKKFPVDTRKKVMFEYLVIKDKNDDIDSAKKLLKLLDGIKAKVNLIYFNPYPGTSYQRPQRDDMIKFQEYLITKGLLCTIRESKGLDISAACGQLKEKEANGSS, encoded by the coding sequence TTGAATTCAATTTATGACTATACTTTAGATGAATTAAAATCAGAATTAAAACCAAGTTTTAGAGCAAAACAGGTTTATAATTGGCTATACAAAAAATATGTAAATTCTTATGATGAAATGAAAAATATTCCTAAGGATTTAATTGAAATACTAAAAAAAGATTATCCTATTGAAATATTAGAGATAGTAAAAAAAGAGCAAAGCCTTGATGGAAGTATAAAATATCTTTTTAGATTAAGGGATGGGCATACAGTTGAAGCTGTACTTCTTCTTATGAAAAAGAGAGTTGAAAATGAAGATGGGAATGTTGAACAAAGTGAAAAATATACTGTTTGTATTTCAACTCAAGTTGGATGTAAAGTAGGGTGCAGTTTTTGTCTTACTGCAAAGGGTGGTTTTGTTAGAAATTTGACTGTTGGTGAAATTGTAAATCAAATTGTGCAAATAAAAAGAGATAATGATATTGCAGAAAACAAATCACTTAATATTGTATATATGGGAATGGGTGAACCCCTTGACAATTATGATAATTTTGTTCACTCAGTCAAAGTCTTTTCAGAGCTTGATGGTTTAGCAATAAGTAGAAGAAGACAAACAGTTTCAACTTCTGGATTATCAACAAAAATAGAAAAACTTGGAAATGAAGATTTAGGGATTCAACTTGCAATTTCACTTCATGCTGTTGATGATGAATTAAGAAGTGAATTAATTCCAATGAATAAAGCATACAATATTAAATCTATAATTGATGCAGTTAAAAAATTTCCTGTTGACACTAGAAAAAAAGTTATGTTTGAATATTTGGTTATAAAAGATAAAAATGATGATATTGATTCTGCAAAAAAACTTTTGAAACTCTTGGATGGAATAAAGGCAAAAGTAAATTTAATATATTTTAATCCTTATCCTGGTACCTCATATCAAAGACCACAAAGGGATGATATGATAAAATTCCAAGAATATTTAATAACTAAAGGGCTATTGTGTACAATTAGGGAATCAAAAGGACTTGATATCTCTGCTGCATGCGGTCAGCTTAAGGAGAAGGAAGCTAATGGAAGCTCTTGA